The proteins below come from a single Candidatus Omnitrophota bacterium genomic window:
- the rplO gene encoding 50S ribosomal protein L15 yields MKTKRVKNKAHPKVKTAVPVATGLYNLSTPKGAHKRKKILGRGSSSGHGKTSTRGSKGQTSRSGKHKYLGFEGGQTPLIRRIPKRGFTSRSKKEYQIIHLGDLNKIKTETINPELLQEKGMIKDKSKWVKILSDGDIKNPVTIQAHAFSRKAMEKIQGAGGKIEVISV; encoded by the coding sequence ATGAAAACAAAGAGAGTAAAGAATAAGGCGCATCCCAAAGTAAAGACAGCGGTTCCTGTTGCAACTGGTCTCTATAATTTAAGCACGCCTAAGGGTGCCCATAAGCGTAAAAAGATTTTAGGCAGAGGTTCCAGTTCCGGCCACGGCAAAACTTCTACCCGCGGCAGCAAAGGCCAGACTTCGCGTTCAGGAAAACACAAATATCTCGGATTTGAAGGCGGACAGACCCCCTTAATCCGCAGAATTCCCAAACGCGGTTTTACCAGCAGGTCCAAAAAGGAATATCAGATTATACATTTAGGCGACCTGAATAAAATAAAAACAGAAACCATAAACCCGGAATTATTGCAGGAAAAGGGCATGATTAAGGACAAAAGTAAATGGGTTAAAATATTGAGCGACGGAGACATCAAAAATCCCGTTACTATACAGGCGCACGCGTTTTCCCGTAAAGCTATGGAGAAGATCCAGGGTGCCGGAGGAAAGATAGAGGTTATTAGTGTTTAG